A stretch of DNA from Yoonia sp. G8-12:
GGCGGGGAACTGCTCGGCATATTCATGCGGTTCAATCACATTGTTGATGCGCAGCCCGTAAATATCGATCCCTGTACGTGCCTGAAATGATCGCGCCGTTGCCTCGTTACAGACCTTGGACATGGCATAGCTGTCATGGGGCACGGTGGGGTGGTCCTCATCAATCGGCACATAGTCCGGCTTCAGCTCGCCATCGGCGAAACACACGGCATAGGTGGTTTCCGAACTGGCAAAAATCACCTTGGGGATGCCCAGCTTCACGGCCGCCTCGATCACATTGTAGGTACTGAGCGTATTCTGGCGAAAACATTCGCCATCCGTGCCGATCATCACGCGCGGCACGGCGGCAAAATGCACCACCGCATCATATTTCGGCACGCCCGTCCCCGGTTCCAGCTCATGAAAATCCGCGTACTGTGACATTGCCCCAATCACCTGCCCCGCATCACACAGATCCACAAGCAACTCCGACACATCCAGCCCCGACGGCACACGATCCACATTCACGACCGTATGGCCCTGCGCCTGCAAATAGGTAATCGCATGGCGGCCCGCTTTGCCGCTGCCACCGGTAAAAAATATACGCATCTTGTCCTCCATTGTTGCCGCTAAACTAGCCCCCCCACCACAGACCGCAAGCATTCCCGATTGCCCCCTGCACGCGCGCCTGCCATTATGTCCAAAACCAAAGAAATGAGCAGCACCATGGCCAACGACCTCCTTTCCGGGGCCAACCCCGACGACTACAACGCCGACAGCATCGAGGTGCTGGAGGGGCTGGAACCCGTGCGCAAACGCCCCGGCATGTATATCGGCGGCACGGACGAACGGGCGCTGCACCATCTGGTGGCCGAGGTGCTGGACAACTCCATGGACGAAGCGGTCGCAGGGCACGCCAACCGGATCGAGGTGGAACTGCACGCGGATTATTCCGTGACCATTAAAGACAACGGACGCGGCATCCCCATCGACCCGCACCCCAAATTCCCCGACAAATCAGCGCTTGAGGTGATCCTGTGTACACTGCACGCGGGCGGTAAATTCTCGGGCAAAGCGTACCAGACCTCGGGCGGCTTGCACGGCGTCGGGGCGTCGGTGGTTAACGCGCTGTCCGACAGCATGGTTGTGCAGGTGGCACGCAACAAGGAACTTTACGAGCAACGCTTTTCGCGCGGCATCCCGCTTGGACCTGTGGAAAAACTGGGGCCCACACAAAACCGGCGCGGCACCACGGTGACCTTCCACGCGGACCCCGAAATCTTTGGCAGCCAGAAATTCAAACCGGCGCGGCTCTTCAATTCCATCCGCTCCAAGGCCTATCTTTTCTCAGGCGTCGAAATCCGCTGGAAAACGGAAATTGATGACCGCGAAACCCCGCTTGAGGCCACCTTCCACTTCCCCGGCGGCCTGTCGGATTACCTCAAGGAAACGCTGGGCACCGCATCCACCTACGCCGACAAACCCTTTGCGGGCACGGTGGATTTCAACGATAAATTCGGCGAACCCGGCAAGGTCGAATGGGCGATCAACTGGACGCCTGTGCGCGACGGTTTCATCCAGTCCTACTGTAACACCGTGCCCACGCCCGAAGGCGGCACGCATGTCAGCGGCTTCTGGGCCGCGATCCTGAAAGGGATCAAGGCCTACGGTGAACTCTCGAACAACAAAAAAGCAGCCCAAATCACCCGCGAGGACCTGACCTCGGGCGGCTGCGCGCTGGTGTCGTGTTTTATCCGCGATCCCGCTTTTGTGGGACAAACCAAGGACCGCCTGTCGTCTGAGATCGCCGCAAAAATGACCGAAGGGGCGGTGCGCGACCACTTTGACAACTGGCTGGCCAATGACACGAAATCTGCGGGGGCAATCCTTGATTTTCTGGTGCTGCGCGCCGAAGAACGCCTGCGCCGTCGCCAGGAAAAAGAGACCGCCCGCAAATCGGCCACCAAGAAACTGCGCCTGCCCGGCAAGCTGACGGACTGCACGTCCAAAGACCGCAAAGGCACCGAGCTGTTCATCGTCGAGGGCGACAGCGCGGGCGGGTCCGGCAAAGGCGCGCGCAACCGCGTCAATCAGGCGCTCTTGCCACTCAAGGGTAAAATCCTCAACGTGCTGGGCGCGGCCTCATCGAAACTGACCACCAACGCCGAAATCAACGACCTCTGCGAAGCGCTGGGTGTCGGCATGGGCACCAAATTCAACATTGATGACCTGCGCTATGACAAAATCATCATCATGACCGACGCCGACGTTGACGGCGCACATATCGCGTCACTTTTGATGACCTTCTTCTTCACGCAAATGCGCCCCCTGATCGACAACGGCCACCTCTATCTGGCCTGCCCCCCGCTCTACCGCCTGACCCAAGGCGCACGCCGCGTCTATGTGGCCGACGACGCGGAAAAAGACGCCGTCATGGCCAAGGGTCTGGGCGGAAAGGGTAAAATTGATCTACAACGCTTCAAAGGCTTGGGCGAAATGGACGCCAAGGACCTCAAAGAAACCACAATGGACCCTGCAACGCGCAAACTGATCCGCGTGACGGTGCATGATGATGTGCCGGGGGATACCGCGGATCTGGTGGAGCGTCTGATGGGGAAAAAGCCGGAGTTGCGGTTCCAGTATATCCAAGAGAACGCGCGGTTTGTGGAGGAGTTGGATGTTTAGGTTAGTGGAGCGCTCCATTGCTGCATGAAATGCTAGTACGACTTGCCACTGAGTATGTTTACGAGAGAGGCAAGAACTTTGCAGGCAGTGAATTTGGTAAATTCGTCAGACATGACATTGCCATAGAAGCAAAAAAGCGCCTCATATTTTTGCCTTATGACCTAAAGGTTAAGGCAAGCGTAGGTGCTGGAAACTGGGCGGCAGTACCTTGGCTGGGTTTCTTCGATCCTCTGATTACCGAGAGTGCCACAAGAGGGTTCTACGTTGTCTATTTGATAAACGCACAATCACAAGAAATTCATCTATCAATGAACCAAGGAACGACTGCCGCTTATCAAAGCTTTGGTGAAAAAGAAGGCCGAAACTACCTCAAACGCAATGCCACCGAAATGGCAGCGAGAATCAGAAGTTTTGCAGATCAATTCAGCACAGCTCCTATCGACTTAGGCTCTGACGATTCCCTGCCACTTGGCTACATGGCCGGTCACGCGTTTGGTCGAAAGTATGACGCGAATAAAGTCGATAAGGATCAGTTCTATACTGATCTTGAGACTATGTTGGCAGCGTATGAAATGCTAGTTGATTTGGGTGGGACAACACCCGGCGATGTCATGATGGAAGAAGCAGATTCCAATGACGTTGTCGAAAGTCGAGAATATGTTCTTTCTCGTAGGATCGAGCGCGCTCCAAATGTTCGCCTACCTGTTCTTAAGAAACGCGGCGCAGTGTGCGAAGGGTGTAATTTAGACCCACAGCAACATTATAATTTCCAAGGTCCACTCAAAAACACACCATTAGAAATTCATCACATCAAGCCACTATCGGGGATGGCCGAAGGTGAAACGCGTCGCTACAAAATTCCAGAGGATTTCCTCGTACTCTGCCCGACATGTCATCGCGTGATCCATAAACAAACCGATCCATCGAATTTAGAACAACTCCGGCTTAGGTTGAATTTCAGGCACTAAACGGTCAACAGCATAACTCCAACAACACCGCAAAGGCGTGCTCCGGGCGATGCCGGGCGGGGTGTTCTGTGAGGGGCGCCGCCAACCTTGCCGGGGAGAACCCCGGCCTACGGGTGCTGCGGCGTAGGTCGGGGTTCTCCCCGACACACACGCACCGCATGACATGGCATGTCGGGGCAAGCCCCGACCTACGGGTTGCGTCATTTCGTAGGGTGGGTGAAACCCACGCGTGCCCCCAAAGATACGCGCAAACCTCGGATCAACCGCAACGCCGCCCCGGACCTGATCCGGGGCCTCTGCCGCTGCCGTCTTGCGAGGTCCCGGATCAAGCCCAAGACTGCGGACACACACGACCCCAACCGTACGCCGCGTACATACGCGTTGTGTACAGCTTGTGTACGCAATGTGCCCCACCCTTTCCCTACGTCAACCGCGCCCTATTTCCCCCTTATGCGCTATCTCATCCTCGCCGTTTTCCTCGCCGCGCCCTTGGCCGCACAAGAGATTGAAACCGATCTCGAACTGGTCCTGCTGGCCGATGCGTCGGGGTCCATCGACGCGGATGAATTGCTGTTCCAACGCCAATCCTATGCCGCCGCCATCACCGATCCGGCGGTGGTCGCGGCCATCCAAAACACCCTCTATGGCTCTATCGCGGTCACTTACGTCGAGTGGGCCCAGACCCAAGCCACGGTCGTCGGCTGGACCGTGATCACAGACATGGAAAGTGCCACAGGTTTTGCAAATGCCCTGATCGGCCCACCCCGTCAGGCCAGCGGGCGCAACGCCATCGGCTCGGCCCTGCTTTACGGCATGGCGCAGATAGAAAGCAACGATATCAGAGGCTTCCGCCGCGTGATCGACTTTTCAGGCGACACGATGGGCAACAGCTATGGCCCTCCGATCACGCAAGCGCGCGATCAGGTCGTGGCGAATGGCATCACCATCAACGCCCTGCCAATCCTGCGTAACGGCCAGATCATGGGCAATAGTCTGCCCCAGCTATACGAGCAGAATATCATCGGTGGTCCCAACGCCTTCGTCATGCCCGCCCTCAGCGGACCCGAGTTCACAGACGCCGTACGCCGCAAGCTGATCCTCGAAATCGCAGGGACCACACCGCAGACCGAATATGCCTCACTCCTGCTGGAGGGATTGCAGGTAGGCGAGTAGGTCCACAATCGGTTGTGACGTCATAATCGGCTGGCCCGTTTCGGCCTTGGTCGCCACATCGGTGCCTTGGAAAAAGTCCCCGTAAACCGGCATCATACTGCCGTGGCTGACCAACGGATCCCGCCCGTCAATCCGCATAACCACACGAGAGGTAGGGAACACCCCTTCGTTGTTTGCGGCAAGCCGTGTCAGGTCCGCGGGTGCCACGACCAGAGAGGGCGACATCGGCCCGTTGCCAACGGCCGAGGTGCCATGACAGGTGGCGCAATAAAACCCGAAAAGCGCCTCGCCCTGCACGGCGTCCTGCGCTGCAACAGGGTGGGCGAGGCCCAAAACCAGTACCAAGGGAAAGATACGCATCACGGTCTCCTCTATGCTGTTGAACCCAGCATAGAGGACGCGAACCCTACTGCGTTGATGCAAATCAAGCGCTTTAGCGCAGTGTCAGATTGCCAACCGCCGCACGGATCACACTCTCGGTGTCATCGCTATCACCGGACACGGCAAGCCCGATCAGCGCGCCTTTTTCACCGCCAAAGGCGCGGGCGTAGTCTGCGGCCAGATCAACGCTCTCACCGAACGATCCGGTACCCGCCTGCCGCAGCGCGATCGTCACACCCTGCCCCGAGGGGCCGTAAGGTGAGGCGATCACCTGACCGCGCGCATGGTTACCGCCCCATGCATATTGGATGATGCGCACATCGTCGTTGCCGAGCAGGGCGCGGATGTTCGCGCCCTCAAGGCTGGGTGCGATGCTTTCGGGGACAAACACGAAATAGAGCGAGATGTTACGATCATCCCCGCCTTTTCGGCTCAGATCCGTGGGGGGGACGGATTGGTCAACTGTCCAGTTCCAGCTGGCAGCATCCGTGCTCCAGTCTGTAGAACCCACACGGCTCCACGCAATTGACACGGACCCTTCGGAAACCAGCCCGAGGTTTTGACCAAAAGCATAGTCATTCGAGCTGAACAGCGACAGGCGCTGTTCTTGCCAGCCATTGTCAAATCTGACTTCGCCCGCCTGCGCACTGGCGGCAAAGGAGAGGGCTAGAACCGTTGTTAATATCTTTCGCATGAGATCATCCTATCTGAGCTTTGGTCCCAGATTTACCGCATACGGTTTGCATAGATACCCCGCATCGGCCTGTGTCACGCGAACGTTAGATCAGGTTACTGCTGGATCGATTCCAGATATTCCGTAAGCACCAGAAGCTTCATCGGCACGGGTGTGCCCAACCCCTGCTCTTCCACGATCACCGTTTCACCCAGATCACCGGCACCAAATTCCGGCATAGCGGCGCTAAAGTGCGCGCCACGGTCCAACCCGTCGATGGTGCTCATCACCTGATCCGTCGGGAAAACACCACCGTTGCGCGCCGTAATCGTCGTCAAATCTGGCGGGGCAACTGCCAAACCGCGCGCTGCGGGACCGTCGCCTTTGCCATCAACACCATGGCAACTGGCGCAATTGTCCATATAGGCTGTTCGCCCATCAATGGGTTCTTCGACGCAAGCCGTCAGGCCCAGCGCAAGTAAAATAATGACGTACCGCATATCCCGCCTCCTGTTGTTTGCAGACTGTAACAAAACCACGCCGCGCGCCACCATGATTTGCATCAATCAGCGGATCTTGGGGCGTCACGCGATCTCTAAAACACCACCATTCAGGCGCACCTGACGATCCATACGCGCGGCCAGTTCAAGGTTATGTGTGGCGATCACAGCCGCCAGCCCTGTATCACGCACCAGCCCCATGAGTGTATCAAACACCTGATCCGAGGTATCAGGGTCAAGGTTGCCGGTCGGTTCATCGGCCAAGAGCAAAGCAGGTTCATTCGCCAAAGCACGACAAAACGCCACCCGCTGCTGCTCACCCCCGAAAGGGCGGCAGGACGGTGCGTGGCGCGTGCAGCGATCCCAACACGATCAAGCAAGGCCATTGCGTGTTTCTCGGCCGCTTGCGTCGAAACGCCGTTGGCAAGTTGTGGCACGACGATATTTTCCAGCGCTGTAAATTCCGGCAGCAAGTGGTGGAATTGATAGATGAAACCGACAGTGGATCTGCGGACCGCCGTGCGTTTTCCATCAGACAGGCGTGTCATATCGGTGCCTTCGATCTGCACCGTACCCGTGTCAGGCGTATCCAACAAACCCGCGATATGCAGCAAGGTGGATTTGCCCGCACCAGAGGGGGCGACCAAGGCCACGACCTCACCAGGTTTCACAGCGAACGAAACACCTTGAAGCACGCGCACTTCGTTCGGTTTACCCGCGTTATAGGTTTTCGTCAGGTCCGCGACCTGCAGTGTGAAATCACTCATAGCGCAGCGCCTCGACCGGGTTCATGCGGGCCGCACGGCGCGCGGGAAAAATCGTGATAATCCATGAAAGGCCCAGCGAAAGCGACATCGCCTTGATCACGTCAATCAGGCGCAATTCGGCGGGAATATTATAGATGCCCCTGATGGACGGATCCCAGACACCACCGCCAGCGACGTAGTTCACAAAGCTAAAGATCGTGTCGATATAGATCGCAAACAGACACCCAAGGATCACCCCCAGCGCCGTCCCGATGGTCCCGATCCCTGCACCGCAGATAAAGAAAATCCGCAGGATCGATCCTTCGGTCAGGCCCATCGTGCGCAGAATTCCCACATCGCGGCCTTTGTTTTTCACCAGCATAATCAACCCGCTGATAATGTTCATCGACGCCACCAGCACCAGGATCGACAGGATAATGAACATCACATTGTCCTCGATCGTGAGTGCGCGCAAAAACCGCCCCACACGGTCCTGCCAGCTATAGGCCCACATGTTTGGTCCGGCGGCATTGGCGATCTCTTGTTTGAGCACCTCTGACTGGTTGAGATCGTCCAGCCGGATTTCCAACTCATCGGCAACACCGTCACGGTTGAAGATCAGCTGTGCCACATCAAAAGGCAGATAGGCGCGCACTTCGTCAATCTGGAAGCGTCCGGTGGAGAAGATATAGACCACCTCATAGGCATTGCGGCGCGTGGCCTGCCCCATCGGGGTGGACGCACCGGATCGGGTGGTAAGTTCGATCCGGTCACCAATATCAAGGCCAAGGTTGGCCGCCAGCGCCGATCCTAGGGCGATCCCGTTGGGCAGATCGTCAATGTTGCCGGAGGTCCGCTCACTTTGCACAATCGCGTCAGACGCCCTGAGGTCCTCTAGCCGGATGCCGTGAATATCCGCCAGCCCGATCCGGCCGGACGGGCCCGAAGCCATCGCCTGCCCGCGAATAAGTGGTGCCACAGTGCGCACCCCGTCCACGGCACGCACATTATCGGCCACCTGCTCAAAATCCGTGATAACCCCGCGCGGCATCACCACGCTGACATGGGCGTTGGCGCCTGCAATCGTATCAATGAATTCCGCGCGAAACCCTGATCTAACCGCCAGCGTCGCAATCAGCGCAAACACCGCAAGGGTCACACCGACAAGGCTGATCCATGTCATGACGCTGACGCCACCCTCGGCGCGTTTGGCGCGGATGTAGCGCCACGCGATCATCCATTCGAATTTCGCAAAGGGACGTGTCGTCCTGACTTCGGCCATGAATGCTCCTGCATGGGTTTGGCGCAACGTGGTGCGCGGGGGCGCAATGGTCAAGCGGCTGTGCGCTTATCTTTGCACGCCCGCCAGTCTCGGCCTGTTGGGCGGGGTTTGTGCCACGAGCGTCGGACGGATTACAGGCGGATCGGCCTTGATCGTCGGGGATTGGCGTTTCTTTGTCACTGGCTGTGGCTTTGCACGGCGGAACGGCAGCGAAATCAGCGCCGCCAAGATCGCAAAACTAACCCAGCCGCCCAAGAACCCCGTTCCGGCAGAAGCGGCCCCTGCCACGCTCAACGGCACGCCAGGCGTAAAATCATCCCAAACCGCGGCAAGCGTTTCGCGATCAGCCATCCGGTGCGGCAAGGTCAATCGTTCTACAGGGGTCGCCTCACGCAAGAGCATCAGGTTCTCGCTCAGCCGTGCGTGGCGGGCGAAGGTACGCCGCCAAAGCGCCTCTTGCGATGCCACCAAGGGGGTTTGGGCCATCGCCTGCAACATCTCTTCGCGGCCCATGCCATCGGCAAGGGCGGTTTCGTCAAATTCCACCACTTGCCGCGTCAGCTCATCCACCTGCCCCGCAAGGCGTTGCAGATATTGCTGTGAAAATTCAGGGTATTGCGACAGGCCAGCGGCACCGCTCAGCCCAGCGATCAAACATAAGGCGCGGATCATATCAGCGCCCTGTTGCGGGAAATCATTGTCATCTGCTGCCTCGAAGCATTTTCTTTTGTTGCAAGATAGCAGATTTTC
This window harbors:
- a CDS encoding NAD-dependent epimerase/dehydratase family protein, yielding MRIFFTGGSGKAGRHAITYLQAQGHTVVNVDRVPSGLDVSELLVDLCDAGQVIGAMSQYADFHELEPGTGVPKYDAVVHFAAVPRVMIGTDGECFRQNTLSTYNVIEAAVKLGIPKVIFASSETTYAVCFADGELKPDYVPIDEDHPTVPHDSYAMSKVCNEATARSFQARTGIDIYGLRINNVIEPHEYAEQFPAYMDDPALRRRNIFAYIDARDLGHMVDCCLKTDGLGYEVFNVSNDDMSVGITSNEVIARFYEGVPVKREMRPDETFYANDKAKRMVGFAPKHSWREVLG
- the parE gene encoding DNA topoisomerase IV subunit B, encoding MANDLLSGANPDDYNADSIEVLEGLEPVRKRPGMYIGGTDERALHHLVAEVLDNSMDEAVAGHANRIEVELHADYSVTIKDNGRGIPIDPHPKFPDKSALEVILCTLHAGGKFSGKAYQTSGGLHGVGASVVNALSDSMVVQVARNKELYEQRFSRGIPLGPVEKLGPTQNRRGTTVTFHADPEIFGSQKFKPARLFNSIRSKAYLFSGVEIRWKTEIDDRETPLEATFHFPGGLSDYLKETLGTASTYADKPFAGTVDFNDKFGEPGKVEWAINWTPVRDGFIQSYCNTVPTPEGGTHVSGFWAAILKGIKAYGELSNNKKAAQITREDLTSGGCALVSCFIRDPAFVGQTKDRLSSEIAAKMTEGAVRDHFDNWLANDTKSAGAILDFLVLRAEERLRRRQEKETARKSATKKLRLPGKLTDCTSKDRKGTELFIVEGDSAGGSGKGARNRVNQALLPLKGKILNVLGAASSKLTTNAEINDLCEALGVGMGTKFNIDDLRYDKIIIMTDADVDGAHIASLLMTFFFTQMRPLIDNGHLYLACPPLYRLTQGARRVYVADDAEKDAVMAKGLGGKGKIDLQRFKGLGEMDAKDLKETTMDPATRKLIRVTVHDDVPGDTADLVERLMGKKPELRFQYIQENARFVEELDV
- a CDS encoding MrcB family domain-containing protein — encoded protein: MLHEMLVRLATEYVYERGKNFAGSEFGKFVRHDIAIEAKKRLIFLPYDLKVKASVGAGNWAAVPWLGFFDPLITESATRGFYVVYLINAQSQEIHLSMNQGTTAAYQSFGEKEGRNYLKRNATEMAARIRSFADQFSTAPIDLGSDDSLPLGYMAGHAFGRKYDANKVDKDQFYTDLETMLAAYEMLVDLGGTTPGDVMMEEADSNDVVESREYVLSRRIERAPNVRLPVLKKRGAVCEGCNLDPQQHYNFQGPLKNTPLEIHHIKPLSGMAEGETRRYKIPEDFLVLCPTCHRVIHKQTDPSNLEQLRLRLNFRH
- a CDS encoding DUF1194 domain-containing protein — encoded protein: MRYLILAVFLAAPLAAQEIETDLELVLLADASGSIDADELLFQRQSYAAAITDPAVVAAIQNTLYGSIAVTYVEWAQTQATVVGWTVITDMESATGFANALIGPPRQASGRNAIGSALLYGMAQIESNDIRGFRRVIDFSGDTMGNSYGPPITQARDQVVANGITINALPILRNGQIMGNSLPQLYEQNIIGGPNAFVMPALSGPEFTDAVRRKLILEIAGTTPQTEYASLLLEGLQVGE
- a CDS encoding c-type cytochrome gives rise to the protein MRIFPLVLVLGLAHPVAAQDAVQGEALFGFYCATCHGTSAVGNGPMSPSLVVAPADLTRLAANNEGVFPTSRVVMRIDGRDPLVSHGSMMPVYGDFFQGTDVATKAETGQPIMTSQPIVDLLAYLQSLQQE
- a CDS encoding DUF3047 domain-containing protein gives rise to the protein MRKILTTVLALSFAASAQAGEVRFDNGWQEQRLSLFSSNDYAFGQNLGLVSEGSVSIAWSRVGSTDWSTDAASWNWTVDQSVPPTDLSRKGGDDRNISLYFVFVPESIAPSLEGANIRALLGNDDVRIIQYAWGGNHARGQVIASPYGPSGQGVTIALRQAGTGSFGESVDLAADYARAFGGEKGALIGLAVSGDSDDTESVIRAAVGNLTLR
- a CDS encoding c-type cytochrome, with the translated sequence MRYVIILLALGLTACVEEPIDGRTAYMDNCASCHGVDGKGDGPAARGLAVAPPDLTTITARNGGVFPTDQVMSTIDGLDRGAHFSAAMPEFGAGDLGETVIVEEQGLGTPVPMKLLVLTEYLESIQQ
- a CDS encoding ABC transporter permease translates to MAEVRTTRPFAKFEWMIAWRYIRAKRAEGGVSVMTWISLVGVTLAVFALIATLAVRSGFRAEFIDTIAGANAHVSVVMPRGVITDFEQVADNVRAVDGVRTVAPLIRGQAMASGPSGRIGLADIHGIRLEDLRASDAIVQSERTSGNIDDLPNGIALGSALAANLGLDIGDRIELTTRSGASTPMGQATRRNAYEVVYIFSTGRFQIDEVRAYLPFDVAQLIFNRDGVADELEIRLDDLNQSEVLKQEIANAAGPNMWAYSWQDRVGRFLRALTIEDNVMFIILSILVLVASMNIISGLIMLVKNKGRDVGILRTMGLTEGSILRIFFICGAGIGTIGTALGVILGCLFAIYIDTIFSFVNYVAGGGVWDPSIRGIYNIPAELRLIDVIKAMSLSLGLSWIITIFPARRAARMNPVEALRYE
- a CDS encoding DUF2937 family protein encodes the protein MIRALCLIAGLSGAAGLSQYPEFSQQYLQRLAGQVDELTRQVVEFDETALADGMGREEMLQAMAQTPLVASQEALWRRTFARHARLSENLMLLREATPVERLTLPHRMADRETLAAVWDDFTPGVPLSVAGAASAGTGFLGGWVSFAILAALISLPFRRAKPQPVTKKRQSPTIKADPPVIRPTLVAQTPPNRPRLAGVQR